The following proteins come from a genomic window of Cervus canadensis isolate Bull #8, Minnesota chromosome 3, ASM1932006v1, whole genome shotgun sequence:
- the WNT16 gene encoding protein Wnt-16, giving the protein METELHQQKFLTLECDGRSRISCTSPTWRRRRAPGYFLNFLTLLPAREGKAALNTYYGWPSFYVVCRDKGGEGQLGAGELTWPGRPLGGEGRRGVAGAGGLHAGAMDRAALLGLSRLCALWAAVFALFPCGAQGNWMWLGIASFGVPEKLGCANLPLNSRQKELCKKKPYLLPSIREGARLGIQECRSQFRHERWNCLVAAAAPPGASPLFGYELSSGTKETAFIYAVMAAGLVHSVTRSCSAGNMTECSCDTTLQNGGSASEGWHWGGCSDDVQYGMWFSRKFLDFPIRNTTAKESKVLLAMNLHNNEAGRQAVAKLMSLDCRCHGVSGSCAVKTCWKTMSSFEKIGHLLKDKYENSVQISDKIKRKMHRREKDQRKIPIRKDDLLYVNKSPNYCVEDKKLGIPGTQGRECNRTSEGADGCNLLCCGRGYNTHVVRHVERCECKFIWCCYVRCRRCESMTDVHTCK; this is encoded by the exons ATGGAGACAGAGCTACATCAACAGAAGTTTCTCACCTTGGAATGCGACGGAcgctcccgcatctcctgcacatCTCCAACTTGGCGCCGGAGGAGGGCCCCAGGCTACTTTCTCAACTTCCTCACGCTGCTCCCCGCTCGCGAGGGGAAAGCTGCTTTGAACACCTACTACGGCTGGCCTTCTTTTTACGTTGTCTGCAGGGACAAGGGAGGCGAGGGACAACTTGGTGCGGGGGAACTGACCTGGCCTGGCCGGCCTCTGGGTGGGGAGGGTCGAAGAGGagtggctggggctgggggactcCATGCGGGGGCCATGGACAGAGCAGCGCTCCTGGGACTGTCCCGCCTGTGCGCGCTGTGGGCAGCCGTGTTCGCGCTGTTCCCCTGCGGAGCCCAAGGAAACTGGAT GTGGTTGGGCATCGCCTCCTTTGGGGTTCCGGAGAAGCTGGGCTGTGCCAACTTGCCTCTGAACAGCCGCCAGAAGGAGCTGTGCAAGAAGAAACCGTACCTGCTGCCCAGCATCCGCGAGGGCGCCCGGCTGGGCATTCAGGAGTGCAGAAGCCAGTTCAGGCACGAGAGATGGAACTGCCTGGTGGCCGCCGCCGCCCCTCCGGGCGCCAGCCCTCTCTTTGGCTACGAGCTGAGCAGCG GCACCAAGGAAACGGCATTTATTTATGCTGTGATGGCTGCAGGCCTGGTGCATTCTGTGACCAGGTCATGCAGCGCAGGCAACATGACCGAGTGTTCCTGTGACACCACCTTGCAGAACGGCGGCTCAGCGAGTGAAGGCTGGCACTGGGGGGGCTGCTCCGATGATGTCCAGTATGGCATGTGGTTCAGCAGAAAGTTCCTAGATTTCCCCATCAGAAACACCACGGCAAAGGAAAGCAAAGTACTGTTAGCAATGAACCTACATAACAATGAAGCTGGAAGGCAG GCTGTCGCCAAGTTGATGTCTTTAGACTGCCGTTGTCACGGAGTTTCCGGCTCCTGTGCTGTGAAAACATGCTGGAAAACCATGTCTTCTTTTGAAAAGATTGGCCATCTGTTGAAGGATAAATATGAAAACAGTGTCCAAATCTCAgacaaaataaagaggaaaatgcaCAGGAGAGAAAAAGATCAGAGGAAAATACCAATCCGCAAGGATGATCTGCTCTACGTCAATAAGTCTCCCAATTACTGTGTTGAGGATAAGAAACTCGGGATTCCAGGGACTCAAGGCAGAGAGTGCAACCGCACGTCGGAGGGCGCCGATGGCTGCAACCTCCTCTGCTGTGGCCGAGGCTACAACACCCATGTGGTCAGGCACGTGGAGAGATGTGAATGCAAATTTATCTGGTGCTGTTATGTCCGCTGCAGGAGGTGTGAAAGCATGACTGATGTCCACACTTGCAAATAA